The following is a genomic window from Mycobacterium parmense.
CAGGGCGGCGCTGTGCACCACGGCGTCGCAGCCCTGCAACGCCTCCCGCACCGACACCCGGTCGGTGATGTCGCCGACGGCGAAGTCGGAGGTGTCCACGCCCAGCGTGGCGACGGACGTCTCGAGCCGCGCCGGGTTGCGCACCAGAAACCGGATGTCGTGGCCCGCGTCGGCGATGGCCTTTGCGGTCCACCCGCCCACAAAGCCGGTGCCGCCGGTGACCAGAACGCGCATGGTCACAGGTGGCTGGACGCGAAGTCGGCGGCCTGGCCGGTCATGCCGTTGATCGGGTAGGAGACGTGGGCCGCCGGGTCGCCGCCGTTGCCGCAGATTCCGTCGCCGGAGGCGCACAGCTCGAGGGTCTTGGCCTGGTACTGCGGGCCGATGACGAGCGCGGGCGCGTGATATTTGTCCAGGAACTGGCCCGATGGCGTTCCGAACAGCGTCACCGCGGCGATGTGGTTGGCGATCTGGGGCGGCAGCGGCGGCGGCACCCCCGGCGGCGCGCCCTGCGGGATGGCCGGTGAAGTCGCGTAGCCGACGACGGCCGCGCCCTGCGAGTACCCCCCGATGACCTCTCGGGTGTTGGGGCAGTTCGCGGCCACGGACTCGATGTGGGCGCTGGCATCGCGGATTCCCTCGATGAACATCG
Proteins encoded in this region:
- a CDS encoding cutinase family protein; amino-acid sequence: MTVAVAGASSSGATTPSARADSCPDVEVVFARGSGEAPGLGSVGGPFVDALRSQIGSRSLAVYPVNYPASTDFASSDFPAMFIEGIRDASAHIESVAANCPNTREVIGGYSQGAAVVGYATSPAIPQGAPPGVPPPLPPQIANHIAAVTLFGTPSGQFLDKYHAPALVIGPQYQAKTLELCASGDGICGNGGDPAAHVSYPINGMTGQAADFASSHL